Sequence from the Lysobacter capsici genome:
CGTCGCGGGTACGCCCTTTGGCGTCGATGATGACCTTCACCACGACCTCGCCGACCTTTTCGCCGGCCGCGGCGGGATACGCCGCGTCGGGACGATTGTCGGGCTCCGGCGCGCGGCTTCCGGGTTGCGCATACCAGTCCGGCGCCCCGTAGCGATCGTCGTCGGACAACCACACAACCCGATTCCTGGCGTGGAAATCCGAAATTTCGCGCCAACTGGCCCGGTACTTGCCTCCCTGCATGCCCATCTGGCAGGCCGGGATGTAGTAGGTCTCGGTCATGCCAATGTCTTGGCTGAAGTCCGGCCGGTTCGACGGCGTCGGCGGCGAAGGCGGCGCGACCACGATCGCTTCCTTCGCCTCCGCCGGCGTCAGCGTCTTGTACACGATGACGGGCGCGGCGGAATCTCCGCCCGGCGGAGCTTCGGCGGCGTGCACGCTTACGCATGCAAGCCAACCGAGCGCCGCCGATCGGAGCAGCGGTTTAGCCATACACCGGGAACTGCGCGCACTGCTTGGTCACGTTCTCGCGCACGCCGGCGATGACGTTCTCGTCCTTCGGGTTGTCGAGCACGTCGCAGATCCACTCGGCCAGGGCCACGCAGTCGGGTTCCTTGTAGCCGCGGGTGGTGACGGCCGGGGTGCCGATGCGCAGGCCCGAGGTCACGAAGGGCTTTTGCGGGTCGTTGGGCACCGCGTTCTTGTTGACGGTGATGTGGGCGCGGCCGAGCGCGGCTTCCGCGTCCTTGCCGGTGATGCCCTTGCCGATCATGTCGACCAGCATCAGATGGTTTTCGGTGCCGCCCGAAACGATCTTGTAGCCGCGCGCGATGATGGTCTTGGCCATGGCCTGGGCGTTCTTGACGACCTGGGCCTGGTATTCCTTGAATTCGGGCTCCAGCGCTTCCTTGAACGCGACCGCCTTGGCCGCGATCACGTGCATCAGCGGACCGCCCTGGATGCCCGGGAACACGATGCTCTGCAGCTTCTTCTGCATCTCGTCGAAATCGACCGCGCCGCTGCCGGCGTCGACCGAACCTTCCCAGCGCTTGGCCACGATGATGCCGCCGCGCGGGCCGCGCAGGGTCTTGTGGGTGGTCGAGGTGACCACGTGCGCATGCGGGACCGGGCTCGGGTACACGCCGGCGGCGATCAGGCCGGCGACATGGGCCATGTCGACGAACAGATACGCGCCGACCTTGTCGGCGATAGCGCGGAAACGCGCCCAGTCGACCACCTGCGAGTAAGCGCTGAAGCCGGCCACGACCATCTTCGGCTTGTGCTCCAGGGCCAGGCGTTCGACTTCGTCGTAATCGATCAGGCCCTGTTCGTTGACGCCGTACTGGATCGCGTTGAACAGCTTGCCGCTGGCGTTGACCTTGGCGCCGTGGGTGAGGTGGCCGCCGTGGGCCAGGCTCATGCCGAGGATGGTGTCGCCCGGATTGAGCAGGGCGAAATACACCGCCTGGTTGGCCTGCGAGCCCGAATGCGGCTGCACGTTGCCGTAGTCGGCGCCGAACAATTCCTTGACCCGGTCGATCGCCAGCTGCTCGGCGATGTCGACGAATTCGCAGCCGCCGTAATAGCGCTTGCCCGGATAGCCTTCGGCGTACTTGTTGGTCAGCACGCTGCCCTGGGCCTCGAGCACGCGCGGGCTGGCATAGTTTTCCGAGGCGATCAGTTCGACATGGTCTTCCTGCCGGCGGGCCTCGGCGGCGATGGCCTGGGCGAGTTCGTCATCGAATCCGGCAATACGGGTGTGGCTGGGGAACATTCGCGGAGCCTCGGAGAAAGAGCGGACAGGGGGGAGGAACCTCGGGGACAGGCCGGGCGGTGGCGAGAAGCGGCCGCCGCGCCCCGTTAATGCGGGGGTGGCTTGACGCAAGACTTGAAATGTTAGCCTAGGGGCGTATGGCGGCCAACCGCCAAGGCAGGGCTGCCACCGGCGCCCGACCCGGCGGACAATGACCGTCGCTCAACCCTCAGGGCCCGCCCCCACCGGCCGGTCCGGCCGCCAGGCTCACGGCGGCCCCGACTATGACAGCTTCAGTTCCGGATATTGCGACCATGAAATGGGTCTTCGTCTTCCTGTTCCTCGCCAGCGCGGTCTATGTGCACTACCGCGGCCGGGTACGCCACCGCCTGGGCCGCCAGTTGCTGGACCATTCGACTTTCATGGCGCCGATCAACGTGCTGATGTACGCCTGCTCGCGGGTGCCGACCAGCCCGTACCTGAGCCCGGACCAGTATTTCCCCGAACTCGAGCCGCTGCGCGCGCGCTGGCGCGAGATCCGCGCCGAGGCCCTGCACCTGCGCGAGCTGCAGCAGATCAAGGCCGCCGAAGGCTATAACGACGTCGGCTTCAACTCGTTCTTCCGCCGCGGCTGGAAGCGCTTCTACCTGAAGTGGTACGACGACGCCCACCCCTCGGCCGCCGAGCTGTGCCCGGTCACCACCCAGCTGTTGCGCGAAGTGCCCAGCGTCAAGGCGGCGATGTTCACCGAGCTGCCGCCCGGCGGCGAGCTGCGCCCGCACCGCGACCCCTACGCCGGCTCGCTGCGCCTGCATCTGGGCCTGGACACGCCCAACGACGACGCCTGCTTCATCGACGTCGACGGCCAGCGCTACAGCTGGCGCGACGGCGAATGGACGATGTTCGACGAAACCTATATCCACTGGGCCCAGAACGGCTCGGAGCAGAACCGCATCATCCTGTTCTGCGACATCGAGCGGCCGATGCGCTGGGGCTGGGCGCGCGGGCTGAACCGCTTCATCGCCAAGCGCCTGATCGCGGCCGGCGCCTCGCCGAACAACGAAGGCGACAAGACCGGCGGGATCAACAAGGCGTTCAAGTACTTCTACAGCCTGCGCCTGAAGGCCAAGGGGCTGAAGGAGCGCAGCAAGGGGACGTATTACTTCTTCAAGTACGCGGCGGTGGTGGCGGTGGTGGCGTTTATTGTTTGGGTTTGAGGGGCTGGGAATCGGGAATCGGGAATCGGGAATCGGGAATCGGATAGAGCCTAGAGCTCCATCACTGCCGGTTGCGCAAGCTGTCCGAAGCGCCCCACTCCCCGTCTTAACGTACTTCCCTACCGTCATTCCCGCGAAGGCGGGCTCCGCTTCACTTCGGCGGAGCCGAACATCCAGGGCCTTTCGTGCGAGAACGCCTGAAGTCACTGGATTCCCGCTTTCGCGGGAATGACGTCCTGGAAGATGACGCTGAAGTCTCTGCCTGCGCGGCATTGACAGCCTGTAAGCCTCGCCCAGTTGCAACGGAAACTCGCCACCGTAGAGGGCGACTACGCCTCCCGCGCGACCCGAAACACTTCACGCCGGCCATTTGAATCCCCGCCCCGCCGCCACAATCTGTATGACCCCGCCATCCCCCGCGCTGGAACCCAGCCAGCGCCTGCGGGATAATTCCCGTTTCCCGTCCGCCCCCTCCGGCCCTACCCGGCCCGGCTCGGCACGCCCCTGCTTCGGAGTTCGCATGCAATACATCTACACCATGAACGGCGTCAGCAAGACCGTGCCGCCGAAGCGTCAGATCATCAAGGACATCTCGCTGTCGTTCTTCCCGGGCGCCAAGATCGGCCTGCTCGGCCTGAACGGCGCCGGCAAGTCGACCGTGCTCAAGATCATGGCCGGCGTCGACCAGGACTTCACCGGCGAAGCGCGCCCGGCCACCGGCATCAAGGTCGGCTACCTCGCGCAGGAACCGCAGCTCAACCCCGAACACACCGTGCGCGAAGCGGTCGAGGTCGGCGTCGGCGACGTGCTCAGCGCGCAGGCCGCGCTCGACAAGATCTACGACGCCTACGCCGAGGAAGGCGCCGACTTCGACAAGCTCGCCGCCGAACAGCAACGGCTGGAAGCGATCCTCGCCTCGGGCGATGCGCACACCCTGGAACACCAGCTGGAAGTCGCCGCCGACGCGCTGCGCCTGCCGCCGTGGGACGCGATCATCGGCAAGCTGTCGGGCGGCGAAAAGCGTCGCGTCGCGCTGTGCCAGCTGCTGCTGCAAAAGCCCGACATGCTGCTGCTCGACGAACCGACCAACCACCTCGACGCCGAATCGGTCGAATGGCTGGAGCAGTTCCTGACCCGCTACACCGGCACCGTGGTGGCCGTCACCCACGATCGCTACTTCCTCGAAAACGCCGCCGAGTGGATTCTCGAACTCGACCGCGGCAAGGGCATCCCGTGGAAGGGCAACTACACCGCCTGGCTGGAACAGAAGTCCGAGCGCCTCAAGCAGGAAGAGTCCGGCGAAAAGGCCCGCCAGAAGGCGCTGGCCAAGGAACTCGAGTGGGTGCGCAGCAACGCCAAGGGCGGTCGCACCAAGGGCAAGGCGCGCATGGCGCGCTTCGAGGAGCTCAACTCGGTCGAATACCAGCGTCGCAACGAGACCAACGAGATCTTCATCCCGCCGGGCGAGCGCCTGGGCAACTCGGTGATCGAGTTCAAGAACGTGTCCAAGTCGTTCGGCGATCGTCTGCTGATCGACGACCTGAGCTTCATCATCCCGGCCGGCGCGATCGTCGGCATCATCGGGCCGAACGGCGCGGGTAAGTCGACCCTGTTCAAGATGGTCACCGGCCAGGAAACCCCGGACAAGGGCGAGATCGTCAAGGGCCCGAGCACCAAGATCGCTTATGTGGACCAGAGCCGCGACAAGCTCGACGGCAACCACAACGTGTTCCAGGAAATCTCCGGCGGCGCCGACATCCTCAACATCAACGGCGTGGAAATCCAGTCGCGCGCGTACCTGGGCCGCTTCAACTTCAAGGGCCAGGATCAGCAGAAGATGGTCGGCACGCTGTCGGGCGGCGAACGCGGCCGTCTGCACCTGGCCAAGACCCTGCTGCAGGGCGGCAACGTGCTGCTGCTCGACGAACCGTCCAACGACCTCGACGTGGAAACCCTGCGCGCGCTCGAAGACGCGTTGCTCGAGTTCCCGGGCTGCGCGGTGGTCATCTCGCATGACCGCTGGTTCCTCGACCGCATCGCTACCCACATCCTCGCCTTCGAAGGCGACTCGCACGTGGAGTTCTTCCAGGGCAACTACCGCGAGTACGAGGACGACAAGAAGCGTCGTCTCGGCGAAGAAGGCGCGCGTCCGCACCGCCTGCGTTTCAAGGCGCTCAAGTAAGACCCCATCGGGCCGCGTCGATCGACGCGGCCCGATTCGTTGTGCGGACCCTGCGGCGCGATGTCCACGCGCGGCGCCGACCGCGACCGCGACATTCGCAATCCATTCGTACCCGCTCGAGTAGTACCCGTCATGCCGATCCTTCTGCCGATCCTCGCCTTCATCGCGCTGCTGGCGTTCGCGCCGGAAGCGGCCATGAAACTCGGCGCCTGGTTCGCCGTCACCACCGTGACCGTGCGGATCAGCGCGGACAAGCTGGTCGGTTGCGCGGTGAGCTACGGCGAAGCCGCCTGGGCGGTGATCTACGCGGCGATCGCGCCGGTGCTGGTGATCTTCGGCCTGCTCAGCTTCGGCGCGTCCACCGGCATCACCCAGTTCCAGGGCGCCGGCACGATCGTGATCCTGGCGATTCTGCTGGGCTCGTTCATCGCCGCGTTCATGCTGGCGCTGCACACCAGCTTCAAGGACAGCGCGATCATCGCCGCGGTCACCACCGTGACCAGCGTGGCCCTGGCGCTGCTGATCCGCGGCCTGACGTGAGAGCGTCGGCACGCCCAGAGCACGCGCATTGCGCGATCATGCACGCACACCCGAGCCGGACCCGAGGATGACCCCATGACCGTACTGCACGCCTTCGAACTCGAGGGATTGCGCCGCGCCGGCTCGCTGGTGTCGACCATCCTCGCCACGATGCGCGAAGCCGCCGTCGCCGGCGCGGTCTCGCGCGATCTCGACGCGATCGGCGCGACGATGCTGCGCGAGGCCGGCGCGCGTTCGGCGCCGCAGCTGACCTACGACTTCCCCGGCGCAACCTGCATCAGCATCAACTCGGTCGCCGCCCACGGCATTCCCGACGCCAGCGTGTTGCGCGACGGCGACCTGGTGAACATCGACGTCTCGGCCGAACTCGACGGCTACTTCGCCGACACCGGCGGCAGCTTCGTGGTCGGCACCGCCAGCGCGGCCCAGCAGAAACTGCTCGACGCGACCTTGGAAGCGCGCGACAGCGCGATCGCGCAACTGCGCGCCGGCAACCTGCTCAACAGCATCGGCCGCACCGTCGAAACGGTGGCGGCGCGACGCGGCCTGCGGGTGATCCGCAACCTCGGCAGCCACGGCGTCGGCCGCGCCCTGCACGAAGCCCCGGGCAACATCCCCGGCTACTACGACCCGCGCGACACCCGCCGCCTGCACGAGGGCATGGTGATCACGATCGAACCGTTCCTGGCGACCCACTGCACCCACACCGACGAAGGCGACGACGGCTGGGCGATGCGCTGCCGGCGCGGTTTCGCGGCTCAGTTCGAGCACACGGTGGTGGTGACGTCGGGGGAGCCTATCGTCGTCACGTGATGGGGAGGGAATCGGGAATGGTGAATCGGGAATCGGTAGAAGCAAAGGCCGAGGCTTCCGATCTTCGACTCCGGTTCCAACTCAACTTCGACTCGTGATTCCCGATTCCCGATTCCCGATTCCCGAACAAAGGATCCACCTCATGACCTTCATGCAGACACTGCGCGACCGCTGGCAACAGGCCGGCACCCTGGTCTGCGTCGGCCTGGATCCCGAGCCGGCCAAGTTCCCCGTGCGTTTCACCGCCGACGCCGATGCGGTGTTCGCGTTCAATCGCGACATCGTCGACGCCACCGCGCAGTACGCCTGCGCGTTCAAGCCGCAGATCGCCCACTTCGCCGCGCTGGGCGCCGAGGATGCGTTGGCACGCCTGATCGCCTACGTCCACGCGAATCACCCGGGCATCCCGGTGATCCTCGACAGCAAGCGCGGCGACATCGGCAGCACCGCGCAGCATTACGCCAGCGAAGCTTTCGATCGCTACGCGGCCGACGCGGTCACCGCCAATCCCTACCTCGGCCGCGATTCGGTGCAGCCCTTCCTCGATCGCGCCGATCGCGGCGTGGTGGTGCTGTGCCGCACCTCCAATCCCGGCGCCGGCGATCTGCAGGACCTGCTGGTCGACGGGCGTCCGCTGTATCAGCACGTCGCCGAGAAAGTCGCGCGCGAGTGGAACGGCCACGGCAATTGTTCGCTGGTGGTCGGCGCGACCTGGCCGGCGCAGCTGCGCGAAGTGCGCGCGATCGTCGGCGAGGTGCCGTTCCTGGTGCCCGGGGTCGGCGCGCAGGGCGGCGATGTCGAGGCGGTGGTGAGCAACGCCAAGACCGCCGACGGCACCGGCCTGATGGTCAGCAGCTCGCGCGCGATCCTGTACGCGTCCAGCGGCGAGGATTACGCCGACGCCGCGGCGGCCGCGGCGAAGTCGCTGCGCGATCAGATCAACCGTTACCGCTGACGGCTACGCCGATGTACGCCGGGCTCGATGCTTTGTCCTTGGCGCAGGTCGAATCGGCGGTGCAGCGCCTGTACGACCTGGGCCGGATCGAACTGCTCCATCGCGGCATGATGCCGGAGGCCGAAGTGTTCGCGTGCCGCTATCAGGGCCGCCGCTTCAATCTGAAATACGACCTGGCCTACGGCGCGGAATTGCAGGCCGTCGCCGCGTTTTCGCACGACGAACTCGATGCGCTTGCCGCTTCGCTGGTCGCCGCGGCGGATTGAAAGAGCGGCCGATCGCGCGGCCGGTGCGCGATGCACCGACCGCGTTCGCGATCTTCAGTCCGCGAACACCCGCAGCTCGCCGTCGCGATGCACGAACAAGGCATCCGACAGGTTGTAGGCCGAGGACTGCGCGATCTGCGCGGCGATGTCCTTGAGCGAATCCACGCTCTGGCGATCCTCGCTGCCGCAGACCATCACCTCGTCGCGCGCGGCGATCGCGAACACCGGATCGCCCTGCACCTGGACGCGTTCGCTCCAGTGCTCGAACAACAGCACCATGCTCGCGTCGTAATTGCGGTCCAGCCGCGCCACGAAGCGGCCGTCGGCGCCCTGCACCTTCAACTCCGGCAGGAACCGGCTCAGGTTGCTCAGCGCCTGGGCGCGCAGGGCCTCGCCGTCGAGGCCGCCGCGTTCGGCGTCGGCCGGCGAAAGGAAACTCATCGAATCGGGGGTGTCCTCGACATAGGTCAGGACCAGGTCGCCGGCCAGCGGCTCGACGATGAAGGGGATGCGGTCGCCGGCGCCGGTCGAGCGCGCCTGCTGCAAGGCGATCTCGTGCCAGCCGCGGGTCTTGAGCACCGGCAGGATGGTCGCCACGTCCAGCGCCGCGGGCCGGTCCAGGCCGCGCTGCACGTCGCGCGCCGAGGCGATCTGGTCGGCGAACACCGCCTCCAGCGACTCGGGCGCGTCGAGGTAGCGCTGATAGCTGTTGCCGAGGAAATGGGTGGCCTTGAAGCCGTCCGGCAGCGACCAGTCGATGCGCGCGTCGGACACCAGCGCGCCGTGGGCGATGCTCAGCTGCGCCTCCGGCCAGGCCGCGCGCAACGCGGCCGCGTAGCGGTCGGCGAAGCTGTGCAGATCCATCGGGTGCGCGGGCCCGCCCTGGTCGCGCTTGCCGCCGAACAATTTGCTGAAGATGGACATGACCGATTCCCTGTGGTCGTTGGTCGGCCGACTATACGACCCGTGCCCCGGGCGGCCGTACTCACAATCGTCACATTCCCGGTGAGCGGCTAGGCTGCGCTCATGGACCGACGCACAGATCGCACCCGCCGGCGTTTGCTCGCCGCTGCCCTCGCCGCCGGCGCCGCGCTCGGCACCCGCGCGCTGCCCGCGCTCGCCGCCGCCGGCACCGCCGCGAGCGGGCCGGCCGGGCGCTCGCGCCTGATCCTGCTCGGCACCGCCGGCGGACCGACCCCGAAGGCGCTGCGCGCCGCGCCGGCGAACGCGGTGGTGGTCGGCGACGCGGTCTACGTGGTCGACTGCGGCAACGGCGTGGCCCGGCAGATGGCGCTGGCCGGGCTGTCGCTCGGCGCGATCGGCGACGTGTTCATCACCCACCACCATTCCGATCACAACGCCGACTACGGCAACCTGCTGTGGCTGGCCTGGGCCGCGGATCTGCGCCGCCCGGTCGACGCCTGGGGGCCGCCGCCGCTCAAGCGCATGACCCGGCGCTTCCTGCAGCTCAACGACACCGACATCCGCACCCGCATCGCCGACGAAGGCCGGCCGCCGCTGGCGCCGCTGATCCGGCCGCATGAGCTGCGTCACGGCGGCGTGGTGATGCGCGACGATCGGGTCAAGGTCACCGCCGCGCTGGTCGAGCACCCGCCGATGACGCCGGCGTTCGCCTACCGCTTCGACTGCCCGGATCGCTCGATCGTGTTTTCCGGCGACACCCGGCCCAGCGCGGCCCTGGTTGAACTGGCGCGCGGCGCCGACGTGCTGGTGCATGAGGTGATGTATCTGCCGGCGCTGGAGCGATTGATCGCCAGCGAAGCGCAGGCCGCGCGGCTGCGCCAGCATCTGCTCGACAGCCACACCACCACCGAGCAGGTCGGCCGCTTGGCGACGCAGGCCGGGGTCAAGACCTTGGTGCTGACCCATTTCGTGCCCGGTGGCGACGCGACGCTGACCGATGAGGTCTGGCGCGAGGCGGTGGCGCCGTATTTCAAGGGTGAATTGGTGATCGGGCGGGATTTGATGGAGCTGTGAGGAAGGCGACGGGGCGACCTGCCTGTCTTTCTGCCGTCAGGAGGGAGAAGGTGTCCGGAGGGCGGATGAGGGCGAGCGCGATGAAGTCTGCGAGGCCGATGCAATGTCTCGCGCCCCATACCCTCACCCCAACCCCTCTCCCGCGCTGCGGGAGAGGGGCTCGTCGCGCGGTGGCGGTGAATCCCGCTCGGAGTCTGTTCCCTTCTCCCGCCAAGCGGGAGAAGGTGCCCGAAGGGCGGATGAGGGCGAGCGCGATGGAGTCTACGAGGCCGATGCAACGTCCCGCGCACCACGCCCTCACCCCAACCCCTCTCCCGCGCCGCGGGAGAGGGGCTCGTCGCGCGGTGGCGGTGAATCCCGCTCGGACTCTGTTCCCTTCTCCCGCCAAGCGGGAGAAGGTGCCCGAAGGGCGGATGAGGGCACGCGCGATGGAGTCTGCGCGACGCAATGCGACTCGCCCTCAACGAAACGCCGCGCGCAAGGCCGCGATCGGAAACCGCAACCAGATCGCCGCGAATACGCCCGCGCGCACCAGCGCGCCGCGGCGCGGGGCTTCGAATTTGCTGAAGTAGCGCCACAGGCCGCGGTGCTTGTTCCATTCGACGAAGAACGGCCGCGAGCGGCTGGACACGCCGCGCACGTGCATCACCCGCACGTGGTTGGCGACCGCGACGGTGGCGCCGCTATCGCGCACGCGCCGGCACAGGTCGAGATCTTCGGCGTGCAGGCGATAGCCTTCGTCGAATCCGCCGATACGCGCGAACAAGCGCCGCGGCATCAGCATCAACGCGCCCGAGGTCGCCTGCACCGACTGCAGTTCCTGGCTATCGTCCGGCGCCACCGCCATTTTCGGCGCGGCCCACGGACGCAGCAGGCCGGCCAGCATCGCGCCGAAGTCCGGATCGCGCCGGCGCACCGCGGCGTCGCGTTCGTCGTGTTCGTTGACCAGATCGGCGCTTAGCAACGCATCGCCGAGCGGCGCGGCCAGCGCGTGCAGGCGCACGAAGGTGTCGGGTTCGACCATGCAGTCGGGATTGACGAACACCAGCCAGTCGTCGTCGCGCGCCGGTTCCAGTTCGGCCACGCCCTGATTGCAGCCGACCGAGAACCCGGGGTTGTCGGGATTGGCGACGAAGCGCAGGCGCGGGTCGAGCGAGGCATGGCGTTGCACGATTTCCAGGGTGCCGTCGTCGGATTGGTTGTCGACGACGCGGATCGCGGCGACGCCGGCGCACTCGCGCAATCGGCTCAGGCATTCGTCGATGGTCGCGGCGCTGCGGTAGCTGACCACGATCGCCTGGAATTCCGCGCGGGCCGGGAGCGGGCGCGGATCAGAGGAAGAGGTCACGTTGCGGTTCCGGTGGGCCGACGCGTTCGAGGCGTTCGGCGAGGTGTTGGCGCAATTCGCGCAGGGGATCGTGCATCAGGAAATTCGCCAGCCGCGCATGCCAGTCGGGCCAGCGCGAGGCCAGCGCGTCCATGTCGCCGTCGCTCGGATGGCCTTCGCCCAGGCGGGCGACGTAGGCGGTATCGCACAGCACGTTGCGCCAGCCCAGGCCGGACAGGCGCAGCGACAGGTCGGTCAGCGCGGCGTACCACGAGCCGTAGCTGGCCGCGTCCAGGCCGCCGGCGCGGCGGCGCGCGCTGCCGCGCAGCAGCACCGCGTGGCCGATCGCCGCCGGCAGTTCCGGATGCGCGGCCGGCATCTGCGCCAGCGCGCGGGCCAGGCGTTCGGCGTCGCCGGCATCGGGCAAGGGCGCGATCTCGCCGATGCGCGGCCACGCGGCGGCTTCGCCGGCGTTGCACCAAGGCGTGGCCGAGGCGATCGCGCGATCGACCGCCAGGCTCGCGCTCAGGCGCGACAGCCAGCCCGGCGCGGGCACCGCGTCGGCGGCGAGCACGGCCACGTCGGCCTCGCCGCAGGCGGTCAGGATTTCGTCCAGGTGCGCGACCTCGCCGATGCCGCGCTGGCGGCGGCTGTAATCGGCCTTGAGCGCGGTGCGCTGCAGCCAGCGTTCGATGATGGCGTAGCCGCGCGGTCCGGATTGGGCGTCGTCGGCCAGCCACACGCGCGTGCCCGGCGGGGTGCACAGCTCCAGCGCGGCCAGGCAGGCGTCGAGGGCGTCGTCGTCGACGCCGACCGGCACCACCACGATCGGCAGTTCGCTCATGGCGCTGGCGCGTGCATGACGCGGGCGGTGGGCGGCGCGACTGCGGCCGCGCCGCGCGCGGACGGCGGCGCGGCGGGGTGGAGCGCGGACGGGTGCTGACGTTCGGGCATCTGCGCGTTCGTAAGGGACGCGCATAGTGTGCGCGATCGAGGGCGATGGCGGGTGATGGCGGGGTTGGGAGTTCGCGGGCAAAAAGCGAATCCCCCTGCCCCCCTTTTGCAAAGGGGGGAAAGGCAAAGGCAGGACGCGCGTTGATTTATCCGGACGCTCCAACGCAAACGGGGCCGGCGATGCCGGCCCCGTCCGATCCGCCGCCGGCGCGGAGGCATCCGCGCCGGGTGCTTACTTCTTCTTGGGATTGAGCGGCTCCATCGAGCGGAACCGACGGCTGTACTCGTCGGTCAGATCGCGCGATTCCTGCGGATTGCGCACCAGCGTCGGGGTCAACAGGATGATGGTTTCGCGGCGCGAGGTCTTGGAGTTCTGCTTGCCGAACAAGCCGCCCAGCACCGGAATGCGGCTCAGCCCCGGCAGGCCGCTGGAGCCGCGATCGGTCTGGTCGGCGATCAGGCCGGCCAGCAGCACGGTCTCGCCGCTCTGCACCGCCGCTTCGGTCTTGAGCTTCTTGGTGTTGATGGTGACGTTGGTGCTGCCCGAATTGAGCGGCGCGCCGACCGAGCTGACTTCCTGCACGATGTCCAGGAACACCATGCCGTCGCGGCTGACCCGCGGACGCACCTTGAGGATCACGCCGGTGTCGAGGTACTGCACCTGGCTGTAGGTGTTGTTGTTGCCGGTGCCGGTGTTGACCGAGACCGATTCGATCGGAATGCGCGCGCCGACATTGAGCGTGGCCTCGGCATTGTTGCGCACGAACACCGACGGGGTCTGCAGGATGTGCACGTCGGTGACCTTGTCCAACGC
This genomic interval carries:
- a CDS encoding glycosyltransferase, with amino-acid sequence MSELPIVVVPVGVDDDALDACLAALELCTPPGTRVWLADDAQSGPRGYAIIERWLQRTALKADYSRRQRGIGEVAHLDEILTACGEADVAVLAADAVPAPGWLSRLSASLAVDRAIASATPWCNAGEAAAWPRIGEIAPLPDAGDAERLARALAQMPAAHPELPAAIGHAVLLRGSARRRAGGLDAASYGSWYAALTDLSLRLSGLGWRNVLCDTAYVARLGEGHPSDGDMDALASRWPDWHARLANFLMHDPLRELRQHLAERLERVGPPEPQRDLFL